The DNA region CTGTTTGAATTAGTTAATCCATTTCAATCTTTACATTACAAAGAACATTCCTCGCCCTTGATTACGCatcaacatggtatcagagcccagcCACGAATTGGGCAAAGGTAGCACATATTGACATTCTGAGGAAAGAGGTTTCATTGTTTCTGGGTTTGTCAAAGGAATAAGCGTCGGGCGATTTTGAAGCATCGTGGGAaaattcaatcatcattgattcCACGACATACAGGGAGTGATTCCTCCTATACATTTCATTTGTCATTCAATTGTTTACATAATTTCTTTTTCAGACACCAACACACACGAATTCTCTGGATTTGTTGTTCTTGCATTTTCGATTTCCGCACTCATTTCATCAATATTTTTTGTCGTGCATTACTGGTTAAACTAGCTGTCTCTGGTCGAGTGGATATGACCATGGAGGAAAGATTTGGGATATTAGAAGAAAATATGAGAATAGTCATGTAGACTTTGAATCAATTAAGGATCGACAATCAACAGGATAGAACATCAAACCCTAATTTGCGACCCTACGAGGATAGAACTGTTAAAATTGATATCCCTGAATTCGATGGACATTCCTATGACCCTGGGAAATATCTTGAATGGGAAGATCGAATAGATAACTACTTTGAATTCAAAAACACACCCCCAGATCAACAGTACAAATTAGCCAAGGTGAAATTGATTAAATCAGCTGCTATTTGGCTTGAAGGAGTGCAGAAGCGTAGAGTCAGGGAAGAGAGGGGTAGGATTAACTCTTGGACCAAGTTAAAGAAACATATAAGAAGGAAATATGTTCCAACTACATACAAGCAGCAGCAATATGTTCAATTTAGTGCTTTAACCCAAGGGAGTAAGTCTGTGCAGGAGTACATCCATGAATGGAATAGGCTAAGTGTTCTTTGTGACATTAATGACCCCGAGGAGTTGAGAGTGAGCAAGTTCATAGCAGGACTGAGGGAGAACATTAGGCATCAACTGATGATCACACCTGACTTGACTGTGCATTCAGCAGGGCTGCAAGCCATTAAGCTTGAGAGGTTTGCCAACAGATTCACCTATACACCAAAGCAAACCAGTAGAACCTATGCCCCTAGGAATCCAAACACTACCACTGCACCTAAGAAAGACACTCAGAACAGTGGACAAAGAACCAACACAGTGAGGGGAGACCCACCTGCAAACCCAAAGGATGTAGTTTGTTTCAAATGCAATGGGAGAGGGCACTATAAGAGGGATTGTCCTAATGCTAGGGCCTTCACTATGAGAGAGTGAAATGACATTAGGCAAGACACCCGACCCAAAAAGATTCTTGTTGCCAGGAATGGTCAGGAAGAAGAGATTTACCCCCCAACTTTGAGTGATGATGATGGCACCTATATAGAGGATGAAGAAGGGAATAGACACAGATTTGAGGGAGACACAGAGGAGGAGGAAGATGAGGATCTGGAAAGGGTTTTGCTTGAGGAAGGGCACCTTAGTTTAGTCATTAGGAGGAGTTTCCACACCACAGCCTTAGCTAAAAGGTCTGACCAAAGAGAAAATATATTCCAAACAAAGTGCAAAATACAGGGGAAGGTATGTGACCTCATCATTGACAGTGGGGGTGAGTCCAATTGTGTGAGCAAACAGTTGGTGAATGAGCTGAACCTTGATATCAAACCCCACCCTCACCCCTAtaagttgaagtggttagacaaCAAGGCTAGTGGAACAGTGAGCAAACAATGCTTAGTAAGCTTGACTTTGGGGACATATACTGATGAGGTGATGTGTGATGTTTTAGAGATGGATGCTTGCCACCTATTGCTAGGtagaccttggcaatatgacaAGAAGACCACCCACAATGGTTATACCAACACATACACCCTTAAGCATAATGGGAAAAGAAAGGAGCTGGTACCCCTGCCCCCACATAAAGTTGTTCCCCCTAAACCATCCAAGGCACCCTTACACTTGATAACCAGAAGAGAGTGTGAGAGAGAGATTGAAAAGGGAAACGAGATGTATATTCTGATCACTAAGGAAGTGCAAGACACTACACCCATACCCCCTGAATTACAGAGTCTATTGGAGCAGTATAGTGATGTTTTTCCAAACGACCTACCACCTGGTCTACCTCCTGTGAGGGGTGTTGAGCACCAAATAGACTTAGTCCTAAGAGCCAGCTTGCCTAACAAGCCTGCCTATAGATCCAACCCTAAGGAAACTAAGGAATTACAAAGGCAAGTGGATGAGTTAATGCAAAGAGGATATGTTAGGGAAAGCTTAAGCCCCTGTGCTGTGCCTACCCTGTTAGTGCCAAAGAAAGATGGCACATGGAGGATGTGCATAGACAGCCGTAGCATGAACAATATAACCATCAAGTATAGGTTCCCTATACCACGAATTGATGATATCCTGGATGAATTAGGAGGCTCAGAATGGTTTAGCAAAGTGGATCTCAGAAGTGGATATCACCAAATACGTATGAAACagggggatgaatggaaaactacATTCAAGACCAAGTATGGGCAGTATGAGTGGCTTGTGATGCCCTTTGGCTTGACTGGAGCCCCCAGCACTTTCATGAGGCTGATGAATGAGGTGCTTAGACCCTTCTTAGGAAAATTCATAGTGGTTTACTTAGATGACATACTTGTTTACAGCAAGGGAATAACAGAACACTTAAGCCACCTCCAACAATTATTTGAAATGCTGAGAAAACAGAGGCTTTATGCTAAGCTTGAGAAATGTAGTTTTCTCCTACATGAAGTGAGTTTCCTAGGCTATATTATAGGGAAGGAAGGAGTGAGGGTTGATCCTGCTAAGGTCCAAGCCATACAAGAGTTAACCCACACCCACCACCCTCACACAGGTGagatcatttcatggtttagccTCCTTCTACAGAAGGTTCATAAGGAATTTTAGCTCTGTTTTAGCACCTGTAATAGAGTGTACTAAACAGGGGAGGTTTGAATGGACCCATGTTGCTCAAAGGGCTTTTGAAACCCTCAAGGAGATGATGTGTAAGGCACCCATCTTAAAGCTACCTGACTTTACCAAGCCATTTGAGTTGGAATGTGATGCTAGTGGGGTAGGAATTGGGGCTTGATGCAGGAAGGAAGACCTATTGCTTTTTTCAGTGAAAAATTGAATCACAGCGGATTGAATTATTCCACATATGATAAGGAATTTTATGCCATTGTTAGGGCTTTTGAGCACTGGTCCCATTACCTCAGGATACAACCATTTGTCTTGCACACAGACCATGAATCCCTAAAGCACATAAACAGCCAACAGAAGCTAAGCAGCAGACATGCTCGATGGGTCGAATTTATGCAgacttttgatttttcagccaAGTATAAAGTAGGAAAAACCAATAATATAGCTGATGCCCTCAGTAGGAAGTACAATTTACTTGGGATAGTAGGATCTAGAATCTTAGGTTTTGAATTTATAAAGGATCAGTATTCTGTTTGCCCTGATTTTACTGAAATTTATCAGTCATGTAGAGACAAACCTCAAGGCTTATTTAGTATTCACCAAGGCTTCTTGTTCAAAGGTAACAAATTATGCATACCTAGGCTTCCTCTCAGGACTGTTTTGGTGAAAGAAGTTCATGAAGGAAGCATAGCAGGCCATTTTGGAATCCAAAAAACCTTAGACATGCTAGCCAAACACTTCTACAGGCCTAAGATTCTTGGCACAGTGGGAAAACATATTCTGAAATGTGAGAATTGTCTTAAGGCCAAAGTGACCTTTCACAAGGGAGAATACATACCCCTACCTGTTGCACACAAGCCTTGGGAGCACATTAGCATGGATTTTATAATGGCTTTACCAAAAACAAAGAGAGGCAAAGATGCCATCATGGTGGTTGTAGATAGATTTTCAAATATGTCTCACTTTATAGCTTGCACTAAGGTGGTTGATGCTCAAAGCATTGCAAGGTTGTTCTTTGCTGATATAGTTAGGTTACATGGCATACCAAAAACCATTGTTTCAGATAGGGACAGTAAGTTTCTCAGCTATTTTTGGAAAAGCTTGTGGAAGATGGTAGGCTCTAAGCTATTGTTTAGTACTGCCTACCATCCACAAACGGATGGCCAAACAGAGGTGACCAATAGAACCTTGGGCACCCTGCTCAGGTCCTTAATAAACAAGAATATCAATACCattaagatatcactaagacttgctAATTTCAAATGATTTCATCCAACTCCCAATAGCTCCAAAttttacattctgaccagaaacttttatggccatttcggacagtttagaaaattcaaattaaaaatccgacttcaccgctgcgtttggaacgcatcaattaccttgggtaccaaatttcataatttctagcatccgattactatttttaattattttaagcgttttaacgagttttaaaacgcatcggttaaataaaacaacaacgaaacacacccaacactcggatcgggacgccactaccgaggcagcagctgctgtccataaattccttctactttaattatttttatttttatatatattttttttcctatttaaattatttaatcctttttaaatctccataccaaaatacacctaaccaaaaccgaatttacattttactaaaataaaacaaataaaaccaaatctcctatcacacaaccacttgatatttccacacatctaacaatacataaaatcccatcaacaatctaaaccatcatcaaaaacataaaactagcaacttaagacatactcatccacaagatccttcaagagcaattaaagtttcataaaccatgataattaaattaaatacttgattctcttatcaaattaaaattttgtagagaatcatatatcatcatttttgaatcaaaacatatatataaggacaatcctttaaacaaatcaaattttgttaaaggatttataaactcatggatacctacattacttaatccatacacttaaaatttcttctaacaaactaaaatcttgctacagaaatataaatcataaaataaatccatttttaacctttgaatagattttattcttataacaaatttaaactttgttaaagaatgcaaatcaaggaaaattttatataatagaaataggattagtagagaaaattatatataaaagaatgtgtattcaatcctcctaaaaatcataggatatcatcatacataaaatatatttcaccttagaaatcttatgaataagatttataataacaatttaaataaacttaccccttgaacaaaagattgaattgaacaaaccaaaagaattttttttttctttaggcAGCCGAAACCAAGAAGCAAGGAGGagaaatttttctgatttttttttatgtttcaaGGGATGTTTAAAATGGTGATTAAAGATGCTTGAAATGCCTTGAGAATTAATGAAGAAATTAAGGACCCATCTTAAAAGCCGAATACATCATtttgagaggagttacaaaaactCCTCCCATACTCCCCAAGACCGGCAGCCCCTTCCAACTCcccacatatatttttttttaattaattaattatttaattaattgagtaattattgtgttattatcacAATCGAAACAAAACGTCATGCGATAAAattcgttaccgttaaaattaacctactttgttacttataattaactatgtaaaataatataatttaatatcacttatttattttattttgttatattttattttattatattttatttatttttaaacccgataaattacggggtgttacaacagAGCTATCTGTCAAACAGCTGACCTTGGTGAACCGCCTGAGTTCAGACCGGAAGTACTTGGACCGGGAAGAAGGGTGGAATGGCATCTCACCACATGGGCCAAGCCATCAAGGGCCAAGAGTACTGCTGATTGGTGCACCAGGAAGCCTGTGGAACAAGCTAAAGGAGGGCCAGTCACCAGTTGATAAAAGTCAGAAAAATGACTAAGTATAGGACTCTCTATATAGCCTTATGCATAGccttctgttttgttagttgaTTACGTGTATTAGTTAGTTGctttgtaacggctagtttaggATACAAAGCCTATAAATACATGGGCTCTCTCTGTAATAAAACACGCTTGAACATTGTTTGAATATCAATAATACTTGAGGtatttttcagaaaaaggaTTTTTCTGAGTTCTgaagtttgtttgcaaacttcaTCAAGGGTTGTGGAGCAACCTTTGGCCGGAGGGAAGACAAGTTACGGAGTGATTTGGATTCTCAAAGGCACCTTGCAATCAAGGCTTTACAATCCTTGCATTGTACCTATCATTGTTTTAGTCAAAAGGCACGATCAAGGCCTCTGTTCACCAtcatcagaaaaacaagaaCTCAGTTCTTTGCATGTGTGTGCGAGTCTGTGTGTTAATTGATGAGTGTTTGAATGTTTGAGTgtgtttttgtttgaattagTTAATCCATTTCAATCTTTACATTACAAAGAACATTCCTCGCCCTTGATTACGCATCAGAAAGTAATCGAGTTTTATAAATTGTAgctaattattattgatttttattgatttttgtttactaaaattgaattttacttATTGCTTATTTATTAAGGTGGACTAAACATGGTCTTA from Amaranthus tricolor cultivar Red isolate AtriRed21 chromosome 3, ASM2621246v1, whole genome shotgun sequence includes:
- the LOC130808466 gene encoding uncharacterized protein LOC130808466, giving the protein MPFIFKDVNESDHQMKRDKEKSKSSSISRVKTPTRDMHKQDITLDLSSTPNARGTQGAPTDTPQQSLMDPRASDQVKEAQYATKISIKDSTEQTGPKNKGTELSVKQLTLVNRLSSDWKYLDREEGWNDISPHGPSHQGPRVLLIGAPGSLWNKLKEGQSPVVCLQTSSRVVEQPLAEGNTSYGVIWILKGTLQSRLYNPCIVPIIVLVKRHDQGLCSPSSEKQELSSLTFLALDYASTWYQSPATNWAKVAHIDILRKEVSLFLDTNTHEFSGFVVLAFSISALISSIFFVVHYWIDNQQDRTSNPNLRPYEDRTVKIDIPEFDGHSYDPGKYLEWEDRIDNYFEFKNTPPDQQYKLAKVKLIKSAAIWLEGVQKRRVREERGRINSWTKLKKHIRRKYVPTTYKQQQYVQFSALTQGSKSVQEYIHEWNRLSVLCDINDPEELRVSKFIAGLRENIRHQLMITPDLTVHSAGLQAIKLERFANRFTYTPKQTSRTYAPRNPNTTTAPKKDTQNSGQRTNTVRGDPPANPKDVVCFKCNGRGHYKRDCPNARAFTMRENGQEEEIYPPTLSDDDGTYIEDEEGNRHRFEGDTEEEEDEDLERVLLEEGHLSLVIRRSFHTTALAKRSDQRENIFQTKCKIQGKVCDLIIDSGGESNCVSKQLVNELNLDIKPHPHPYKLKWLDNKASGTVSKQCLVSLTLGTYTDEVMCDVLEMDACHLLLGRPWQYDKKTTHNGYTNTYTLKHNGKRKELVPLPPHKVVPPKPSKAPLHLITRRECEREIEKGNEMYILITKEVQDTTPIPPELQSLLEQYSDVFPNDLPPGLPPVRGVEHQIDLVLRASLPNKPAYRSNPKETKELQRQVDELMQRGYVRESLSPCAVPTLLVPKKDGTWRMCIDSRSMNNITIKYRFPIPRIDDILDELGGSEWFSKVDLRSGYHQIRMKQGDEWKTTFKTKYGQYEWLVMPFGLTGAPSTFMRLMNEVLRPFLGKFIVVYLDDILVYSKGITEHLSHLQQLFEMLRKQRLYAKLEKCSFLLHEVSFLGYIIGKEGVRVDPAKVQAIQELTHTHHPHTGEIISWFSLLLQKGRFEWTHVAQRAFETLKEMMCKAPILKLPDFTKPFELECDASGVGIGA